A single genomic interval of Helicoverpa zea isolate HzStark_Cry1AcR chromosome 19, ilHelZeax1.1, whole genome shotgun sequence harbors:
- the LOC124639727 gene encoding elongation of very long chain fatty acids protein AAEL008004-like: MRALIRNITSYYRWLNNDLADPRTNSFPLVSSPVPIILILYLYHKFVRSWGPAFMAKREPFQLKNVIIIYNIVQIGLSAYLTIQCLSRLYLSGYYSLWCQKIVYEDTPLERVVVNHVWLYYMIKVIDLLDTVFFVLRKKFNQVSFLHVYHHLGMCILGYIGTKYVPGGHGIMLGFINSIVHAVMYSYYLVSIERPQWVRQWWKKYITQLQILQFVLLILHFGHVLFEPSCEYPKWVSFMFLPHNIFILFLFSDFYIKEYILKKNKNKVKAK; encoded by the exons ATGCGCGCCCTCATACGGAATATCACGAGTTACTATCGCTGGCTGAACAATGACCTCGCTG ATCCCCGGACGAACAGTTTCCCCCTAGTCTCGAGCCCAGTCCCCATAATCCTGATATTGTACCTATACCACAAGTTCGTGCGGTCATGGGGCCCCGCCTTCATGGCCAAGCGTGAACCGTTCCAGCTGAAGAACGTTATTATCATTTACAATATAGTGCAAATCGGATTGTCGGCGTATCTCACAATACAA TGTCTGTCCAGGCTGTACCTGTCAGGCTACTACAGCCTGTGGTGCCAGAAGATTGTGTATGAGGACACGCCGCTAGAGCGCGTCGTCGTCAATCACGTGTGGCTCTATTACATGATCAAAGTTATCGATCTATTGGATACG GTATTCTTCGTATTACGGAAGAAGTTCAACCAAGTATCGTTCCTACACGTTTACCATCACTTAGGAATGTGTATACTTGGGTATATTGGCACCAAATATGTACCTG GAGGTCACGGCATAATGCTGGGCTTCATAAACTCGATCGTGCACGCCGTCATGTACTCGTACTACCTGGTCTCCATCGAGCGCCCGCAGTGGGTGCGCCAGTGGTGGAAGAAGTACATCACGCAGCTGCAAATT ttgcAGTTTGTCCTCCTAATCCTACACTTCGGCCACGTGCTGTTCGAGCCTTCGTGCGAATACCCCAAATGGGTATCCTTCATGTTCCTACCAcacaacatatttattttatttttattctcagACTTCTATATCAAAGAATATattcttaagaaaaataaaaataaagttaaagctAAGTAG
- the LOC124639365 gene encoding splicing factor ESS-2 homolog produces the protein MSGDNKTPRPGAAALENMKLLKHESAIFKVPKVPKKKEKKKAQVLDEDVYVEGIAKIIQRDFFPDLEKLKAQNEFLEATENKDYARLRELTRKYNGQRPPTEPYNSPATFDTPHMDRPFSPAAPTIRSDRSDTESECSSRDKTKDITDNHSLDSYLSTHTSEDNASYDRVIALENKKRAAKLATQLQAEVTSAAIADAALALPSIEQQADQTERPHELDTWRYKAKNYIMYVPDGAESQRPPPKPELIHQNTRLKVEPFDHVKNKEAISAIARSQDASVTGKIGVDGVSISAEPGGGYAFVGTPSPRPGEGPDASPLMTWGEIEGTPFRLDGGDTPLPAVGAGAAYRMLEGGSRERIALQLAEQAARRRRPTTPRQLPPTPSFRSNTERLASMSPAARKLAAKHLLSPRLRLTPNDMGILSHASPKRTPTPQRRLVAPARPSPRPSRAGSVNNTGVTEDLTDNLLQINVAKRTRLKAQDFFK, from the exons ATGTCGGGAGATAATAAAACCCCTAGACCCGGAGCAGCGGCGTTAGAAAATATGAAGTTATTGAAACACGAGAGTGCTATATTTAAGGTTCCAAAAGTccctaaaaagaaggaaaagaaGAAAGCTCAAGTTTTAGATGAAGACGTTTATGTCGAG GGCATAGCTAAAATTATACAAAGGGACTTTTTCCCTGACTTAGAGAAACTAAAAGCACAGAATGAATTTCTGGAGGCTACAGAGAACAAAGACTATGCGCGTCTGAGAGAACTGACTAGAAAGTACAATGGCCAGAGACCACCCACAGAACCTT ATAACTCCCCGGCCACATTTGACACACCTCACATGGACCGGCCGTTCTCCCCGGCAGCACCTACAATAAGAAGCGACAGATCAGACACAGAATCAGAGTGCAGTTCCAGAGACAAAACTAAAGACATCACAGACAATCATTCTTTAG ATTCATACCTATCCACGCACACGAGCGAAGACAACGCGAGTTACGACCGCGTCATCGCCCTGGAGAATAAGAAGCGTGCAGCTAAACTGGCAACACAGCTTCAGGCGGAAGTGACGTCAGCGGCCATCGCGGACGCAGCACTCGCCTTACCTTCTATAGAGCAACAGGCAGACCAGACTGAGAGACCACATGAG TTAGACACATGGCGCTACAAAGCGAAGAACTACATAATGTACGTGCCTGACGGGGCGGAGTCCCAGCGGCCTCCGCCGAAGCCCGAGCTCATACACCAGAACACCCGGCTCAAGGTGGAGCCCTTTGACCACGTTAAGAACAAGGAGGCTATCAGCGCTATTGCTAGGAGTCAG GACGCAAGCGTAACAGGCAAGATAGGAGTAGACGGTGTAAGCATAAGCGCGGAGCCGGGCGGCGGCTACGCCTTCGTGGGCACGCCGTCGCCGCGGCCCGGCGAGGGGCCCGACGCCTCGCCGCTCATGACGTGGGGGGAGATTGAGGGGACACCATTCCGGCTAGATGGGGGGGACACGCCTTTGCCTGC TGTCGGCGCAGGGGCTGCATACCGTATGTTGGAGGGGGGCTCGCGCGAGCGCATCGCGCTGCAGCTCGCCGAGCaggccgcgcgccgccgccgccccacCACGCCCAGGCAACTGCCGCCCACGCCTAG tttCAGATCGAACACCGAACGACTGGCCAGCATGTCACCGGCAGCACGGAAATTGGCGGCAAAACACTTACTGTCACCTCGTTTGAGGTTAACTCCCAATGACATGGGCATACTGTCCCATGCTTCGCCGAAGCGTACCCCCACCCCGCAGCGCCGCCTCGTCGCCCCCGCGCGGCCCTCCCCGCGCCCCTCCCGCGCCGGCAGCGTCAACAACACCGGCGTCACTGAGGACCTTACTGACAATCTACTACAGATCAATGTCGCTAAGAGAACAAGGCTAAAAGCTCAggatttctttaaataa